A single region of the Gorilla gorilla gorilla isolate KB3781 chromosome 1, NHGRI_mGorGor1-v2.1_pri, whole genome shotgun sequence genome encodes:
- the AKR1A1 gene encoding aldo-keto reductase family 1 member A1 isoform X2 gives MAASCVLLHTGQKMPLIGLGTWKSEPGQVKAAVKYALSVGYRHIDCAAIYGNEPEIGEALKEDVGPGKAVPREELFVTSKLWNTKHHPEDVEPALRKTLADLQLEYLDLYLMHWPYAFERGDNPFPKNADGTICYDSTHYKETWKALEALVAKGLVQALGLSNFNSRQIDDILSVASVRPAVLQVECHPYLAQNELIAHCQARGLEVTAYSPLGSSDRAWRDPDEPVLLEEPVVLALAEKYGRSPAQILLRWQVQRKVICIPKSITPSRILQNIKVDGKRVPRDAGHPLYPFNDPY, from the exons GTAAAAGCAGCTGTTAAGTATGCCCTTAGTGTGGGCTACCGCCACATTGATTGTGCTGCTATCTACGGCAATGAGCCTGAGATTGGGGAGGCCCTGAAGGAGGACGTGGGACCAGGCAAG GCGGTGCCTCGGGAGGAGCTGTTTGTGACATCCAAGCTGTGGAACACCAAGCACCACCCCGAGGATGTGGAGCCTGCCCTCCGGAAGACTCTGGCTGACCTCCAGCTGGAGTATCTGGACCTGTACCTGATGCACTGGCCTTATGCCTTTGA GCGGGGAGACAACCCCTTCCCCAAGAATGCTGATGGGACTATATGCTACGACTCCACCCACTACAAGGAGACTTGGAAGGCTCTGGAGGCACTGGTGGCTAAGGGGCTGGTGCAGGCGCTGGGCCTGTCCAACTTCAACAGTCGGCAGATTGATGACATACTCAGTGTGGCCTCCGTGCGTCCAGCTGTCTTGCAG GTGGAATGCCACCCATACTTGGCTCAAAACGAGCTAATTGCCCACTGCCAAGCACGTGGCCTGGAGGTAACTGCTTATAGCCCTTTGGGCTCCTCTGATCGTGCATGGCGTGATCCTGATGAGCCTGTCCTGCTGGAGGAACCAGTAGTCCTGGCATTGGCTGAAAAGTATGGCCGATCTCCAGCTCAGATCTTGCTCAG GTGGCAGGTCCAGCGGAAAGTGATCTGCATCCCCAAAAGTATCACTCCTTCTCGAATCCTTCAGAACATCAAG GTGGATGGGAAGAGAGTCCCAAGGGATGCAGGGCATCCTCTGTACCCCTTTAATGACCCGTACTGA
- the AKR1A1 gene encoding aldo-keto reductase family 1 member A1 isoform X1: MAASCVLLHTGQKMPLIGLGTWKSEPGQVKAAVKYALSVGYRHIDCAAIYGNEPEIGEALKEDVGPGKAVPREELFVTSKLWNTKHHPEDVEPALRKTLADLQLEYLDLYLMHWPYAFERGDNPFPKNADGTICYDSTHYKETWKALEALVAKGLVQALGLSNFNSRQIDDILSVASVRPAVLQVECHPYLAQNELIAHCQARGLEVTAYSPLGSSDRAWRDPDEPVLLEEPVVLALAEKYGRSPAQILLRWQVQRKVICIPKSITPSRILQNIKVFDFTFSPEEMKQLNALNKNWRYIVPMLMVDGKRVPRDAGHPLYPFNDPY; this comes from the exons GTAAAAGCAGCTGTTAAGTATGCCCTTAGTGTGGGCTACCGCCACATTGATTGTGCTGCTATCTACGGCAATGAGCCTGAGATTGGGGAGGCCCTGAAGGAGGACGTGGGACCAGGCAAG GCGGTGCCTCGGGAGGAGCTGTTTGTGACATCCAAGCTGTGGAACACCAAGCACCACCCCGAGGATGTGGAGCCTGCCCTCCGGAAGACTCTGGCTGACCTCCAGCTGGAGTATCTGGACCTGTACCTGATGCACTGGCCTTATGCCTTTGA GCGGGGAGACAACCCCTTCCCCAAGAATGCTGATGGGACTATATGCTACGACTCCACCCACTACAAGGAGACTTGGAAGGCTCTGGAGGCACTGGTGGCTAAGGGGCTGGTGCAGGCGCTGGGCCTGTCCAACTTCAACAGTCGGCAGATTGATGACATACTCAGTGTGGCCTCCGTGCGTCCAGCTGTCTTGCAG GTGGAATGCCACCCATACTTGGCTCAAAACGAGCTAATTGCCCACTGCCAAGCACGTGGCCTGGAGGTAACTGCTTATAGCCCTTTGGGCTCCTCTGATCGTGCATGGCGTGATCCTGATGAGCCTGTCCTGCTGGAGGAACCAGTAGTCCTGGCATTGGCTGAAAAGTATGGCCGATCTCCAGCTCAGATCTTGCTCAG GTGGCAGGTCCAGCGGAAAGTGATCTGCATCCCCAAAAGTATCACTCCTTCTCGAATCCTTCAGAACATCAAG GTGTTTGACTTCACCTTTAGCCCAGAAGAGATGAAGCAGCTAAATGCCCTGAACAAAAATTGGAGATATATTGTGCCTATGCTTATG GTGGATGGGAAGAGAGTCCCAAGGGATGCAGGGCATCCTCTGTACCCCTTTAATGACCCGTACTGA